One genomic window of Bactrocera dorsalis isolate Fly_Bdor chromosome 4, ASM2337382v1, whole genome shotgun sequence includes the following:
- the LOC105225913 gene encoding sugar transporter SWEET1 translates to MEALSNILAPYSHALAKVAGTITTLQFLSVVILLNDIRKRGRSDGYPPEPFLGGVVLSILTLKMGTLMGDAATIKVNLLGITLSAVFLSIFYWYASSEFRGKILSKIGIAAAFTVACLAYATIENPKKIEFRFGMLVTGILVFLVGSPLLHLNKIIEKKSTEGMPFPIIFTGTLVAASWALYGISIHNFMMAYQNLFLFTLSAIQLSLFAIYPNSPSVSESSVKHSPSTLEHKTSQGKTSSPSKTSVGSKKKN, encoded by the exons aTGGAAGCACTAAGCAATATATTGGCTCCTTATAGTCATGCACTCGCAAAAGTTGCCGGAACGATTACAACTTTACAATTTCTGTCCGTTGTAATTTTGCTAAATGACATACGCAAAAGGGGGCGTAGTGATGGATATCCCCCAGAACCATTTCTCGGTGGTGTCGTACT TTCGATTTTGACTTTAAAGATGGGCACATTGATGGGCGATGCTGCCACTATTAAGGTTAATCTTCTCGGCATTACCCTCAGCGCCGTTTTCTTGAGTATATTCTATTGGTATGCTTCGAGTGAATTCAGAGGGAAAATATTGTCGAAAATTGGCATTGCTGCAGCTTTTACAGTGGCCTGTTTAGCGTATGCGACTAttgaaaatccgaaaaaaatcgaattccgTTTTGGTATGCTCGTCACTGGGATATTAGTATTTTTAGTTGGATCGCCACTATTGCATCTCAATAAAATTATCGAAAAGAAGAGTACAGAGGGTATGCCTTTCCCAATTATATTCACTGGCACACTAGTAGCTGCATCGTGGGCGTTGTACGGAATTTCTATTCATAATTTCATGATGGCT TATCAAAATTTATTCTTATTCACGTTGAGCGCTATACAGTTATCGTTATTCGCCATTTACCCAAACTCTCCCTCAGTGTCGGAGTCTTCAGTAAAGCATTCACCATCCACATTGGAGCACAAAACATCCCAAGGCAAAACGTCAAGCCCGTCGAAGACTAGTGTCGGTAGCAAGAAGAAGAATTGA
- the LOC105225916 gene encoding exosome complex component CSL4: MEIDSNNEKSINSDNAEAILCLPGQRLCLSEETTVAGQGTYERGGYIYATLAGSVQVKEKDKCKYIEVKCAGSQTIVPVAGDVITARVLQVNQRFAKCSIICIGDHILERTYRGIVRKEDVRATEKDRVEMYKSFRPGDVILARVLPQTELSCYQLSTAENELGVVVATSSESGANGPPMVPVSWTEMQCPNTLVKEPRKVAKIVAESSLKTEKLT; this comes from the exons atgGAAATTGATTCAAATAACGAAAAGTCGATTAATTCGGATAATGCTGAGGCTATCCTGTGTCTACCTGGCCAACGCTTATGCCTTTCGGAAGAGACTACTGTGGCTGGTCAAGGAACCTACGAACGTGGCGGTTATATTTATGCTACCTTGGCTGGAAGCGTGCAAGTTAAAGAGAAGGATAAG TGTAAATACATAGAAGTTAAGTGTGCTGGCAGCCAGACTATTGTTCCAGTTGCGGGCGATGTAATAACAGCGCGTGTTCTGCAAGTAAATCAACGTTTTGCCAAATGCTCTATAATATGTATTGGGGATCACATACTTGAACGTACCTATCGGGGAATAGTACGTAAAGAAGATGTACGTGCTACTGAAAAGGATAGAGTTGAAATGTATAAATCATTTCGTCCAGGCGATGTGATACTAGCTCGAGtg TTACCTCAAACTGAGCTATCGTGTTACCAATTAAGTACTGCTGAAAACGAATTGGGTGTAGTAGTTGCGACGTCTAGCGAAAGCGGGGCGAATGGTCCACCAATGGTACCTGTCAGTTGGACAGAAATGCAATGCCCAAATACGCTAGTAAAAGAACCACGGAAGGTAGCGAAAATTGTCGCCGAAAGTTCTTTAAAAACCGAGAAGTTAACTTag
- the LOC105225917 gene encoding uncharacterized protein LOC105225917: MEVVQELQERALPVYEQLKRYNICDDSEISNYKQKRESFALQLTQKSVNSRTYVEYIILERKMYRLVERKEASFKTEVRGLKNNLINHITKLYRECLQKFPEAEGLWNHFIEFSKHSNPAQVLGIYEKMLTYHGSNEKNWVEAALWAFSNDSESFIWQDICTRGLQRHPNEEILTKTLFDLLVFVAHKRFEAGQRLDYESALRQAECVYRNSRTTITNLQFFIGLVRRCEEPPFVNITAPLQLKIIEDLMERYPSQEKLWDFLAQRELRGFALSDLKEHAKRNEHANNVASEIDNLDTADNGSYLTMPVFKDRTMGQRIELCAKVYETALKTLKTRTICHDYISAMLIINENNETDLKTRRKYLAMALKMGHESGLMSEEHYCVFLRLLIVTETGRKIAESILSEVCSAYKSVKLYEVWLSYYISQNDSDMVEKIHAKAVKDLGDKSGPIFELAIQYFKTRYDEDRSTLDRLYRDAIKMTNPKFGIFRAQYLEFCMLNSPFDKVRKEYDHLSQLPPPCLKLHEKMAELESQVILRTKKDTERRRQVYENMVLQFGKENTSVWMEYVRFECSFGDKNRVAHIHDRAKATLNENLVYPFQMEYDLKKENFKTEVD, translated from the exons aTGGAGGTCGTTCAGGAATTACAGGAGCGCGCTTTGCCGGTCTACGAACAGTTGAAGAGATACAATATCTGTGACGATTCTGAAATCAG TAATTACAAACAAAAGAGAGAATCCTTCGCACTACAGCTTACACAAAAGAGTGTTAACAGTCGTACTTATGTGGAATATATTATACTTGAACGTAAGATGTATCGCTTGGTTGAGCGCAAGGAAGCCAGCTTTAAAACTGAGGTGCGAGGTCTGAAGAATAACCTTATAAATCACATTACAAAATTGTATCGGGAGTGTCTTCAAAAATTTCCGGAGGCTGAAGGCTTGTGGAATCACTTCATAGAGTTCAGTAAACATTCGAATCCAGCACAAGTACTTGGtatctatgaaaaaatgctcact tATCATGGATCAAATGAAAAAAACTGGGTGGAAGCAGCACTATGGGCTTTCAGCAATGATAGCGAAAGTTTTATATGGCAAGACATTTGTACAAGAGGATTACAGCGACACCCTAATGAAGAGATACTTACCAAAACCTTATTTGATTTATTAGTGTTTGTTGCACATAAACGATTTGAAGCTGGTCAGAGACTCGATTACGAGAGCGCCTTAAGACAAGCAGAATGTGTATATAGAAATAGTCGCACAACTATAactaatttgcaattttttattggtttgGTGCGACGTTGTGAAGAACCTCCATTTGTTAACATTACAGCACCCTTACAATTAAAGATTATTGAAGATCTGATGGAACGTTATCCATCACAAGAAAAATTGTGGGATTTTTTGGCACAGCGTGAGTTACGCGGATTTGCCCTGAGTGATTTAAAGGAACATGCTAAAAGAAATGAACACGCCAACAATGTTGCTTCAGAAATTGATAATCTGGACACTGCTGACAATGGCTCTTATTTGACAATGCCGGTGTTCAAAGATCGCACAATGGGGCAACGTATTGAATTATGCGCTAAGGTATACGAAACAGCCTTAAAAACG CTGAAAACCCGAACAATCTGTCACGATTACATTAGCGCAATGTtgattataaatgaaaataatgaaacagATTTGAAAACAAGACGTAAATACTTGGCGATGGCTCTAAAAATGGGTCACGAATCTGGTCTAATGAGTGAGGAGCATTATTGTGTATTTTTGCGTTTATTAATCGTGACTGAAACCGGAAGGAAAATCGCTGAGTCCATTCTAAGTGAAGTGTGTTCTGCATACAAATCAGTAAAATTGTATGAGGTTTGGCTTTCGTACTATATAAGCCAAAACGACTCAGACATGGTTGAAAAAATTCATGCCAAAGCAGTGAAGGACCTAGGAGATAAATCTggaccaatatttgagttagcTATTCAATACTTCAAAACACGATATGATGAAGACCGTTCGACCCTTGATCGATTGTACCGTGATGCTATTAAAATGACTAATCCAAAATTTGGCATATTTCGTGCTCAATACCTGGAGTTTTGCATGCTTAATTCCCCTTTTGACAAAGTGCGCAAAGAATACGACCATTTAAGTCAATTGCCGCCACCCTGTCTAAAATTGCATGAAAAAATGGCTGAATTGGAATCCCAAGTTATTTTAAGG ACTAAAAAGGACACTGAGCGCCGACGACAGGTGTATGAGAACATGGTATTGCAGTTTGGTAAAGAAAACACATCGGTTTGGATGGAATATGTGcgttttgaatgttcatttggTGACAAAAATCGTGTAGCACATATTCATGATCGAGCGAAGGCGACCTTAAACGAGAATTTAGTATACCCCTTCCAAATggaatatgatttaaaaaaggaaaatttcaaaaccgaAGTTGATTAA
- the LOC105225914 gene encoding deubiquitinase OTUD6B, with amino-acid sequence MGEVNAESEMSEALSGIVMDDVLSRHRRERKDLQAKIQALKKSAPKNDKKKRKEIMEEVARMESDLEKRQASELVEVKKEQQTQEQNEHQNGNTNEKPQNFDDALCNGDDEEDATDTTQRVTKAQKRRDKKAREARQKEEDIRIAAEEAKFAPKAIERRAIQSKLLERQLTLHYIPSDGNCLYNAVRHQLAQKELPTYSVQELRKETANYIRAHKDSLICYMTNPKTGLLLTDAEFENYCELLHTTPAWGGQIELKALSSILKVPIEVLQAEGPPTLQGADEFAGPSLLITYHRHMYSLGEHYNSTVPIVQV; translated from the coding sequence atgggAGAAGTAAATGCTGAATCTGAGATGTCTGAAGCCTTGTCAGGTATAGTTATGGATGATGTGCTTAGTAGGCATCGCCGAGAACGAAAAGATTTACAGGCCAAAATACAGGCCTTAAAAAAGTCTGCACCAAAGAATGATAAAAAGAAGCGCAAAGAGATAATGGAGGAGGTTGCTCGCATGGAGAGCGACTTGGAGAAAAGGCAAGCCTCTGAATTAGTCGAGGTAAAAAAGGAGCAACAAACCCAAGAACAAAATGAACACCAAAACGGGAATACAAATGAGAAACCACAAAACTTCGATGACGCATTGTGCAATGGTGATGATGAAGAAGATGCCACTGATACTACCCAACGTGTTACTAAAGCACAAAAACGACGTGATAAGAAAGCGCGTGAAGCCCGACAAAAAGAGGAAGATATACGGATTGCTGCTGAGGAAGCAAAGTTCGCACCAAAAGCTATCGAAAGGCGTGCTATACAATCGAAACTGTTAGAACGACAATTAACTCTACATTATATTCCTTCCGATGGTAATTGTCTCTACAATGCGGTACGGCATCAGCTAGCTCAAAAGGAGTTACCTACATACAGCGTGCAAGAACTGCGCAAGGAAACTGCTAACTATATACGCGCTCATAAAGATTCATTGATTTGTTATATGACTAATCCGAAAACTGGCTTACTGCTTACTGATGCAGAATTTGAAAACTACTGCGAACTATTGCATACTACACCAGCTTGGGGAGGACAAATTGAACTAAAAGCCTTATCCTCCATACTTAAAGTACCCATTGAAGTGCTACAGGCAGAAGGACCACCGACTCTACAAGGGGCTGACGAATTTGCTGGGCCTAGTCTATTAATAACGTACCACCGCCATATGTACAGTCTGGGTGAACATTACAATTCTACTGTGCCAATCGTACAAGTCTGA